From Chloroflexota bacterium:
CTCCTACCAACCAATAATAACCAGAGCTACTTTTCCGGTGGGGCTGAAATCCCCTGCTTTATCACCAGAAAGATGTGAGTTACGATGAGCAGAATAATTAGTGGCGGAATAACACCAATATGAAAGGTGTAAAACCGAGTGAGAGTCAGAGCGCCTATACTGCTACCACCAACAAGAACTTTCTGGATCCAAGGTCCTACCACTGGTGCTTGACTGGCAATACCAGTACCTACATTAGTTGCCCAGTAGGCTTTCTGATCCCAGGGAAGGAGATAACCCGTGAAAGAAGCTCCCATAACCAGAATGAGCAGTAAAACACCTACAACCCAGGTCAGCTCTCGGGGGTATTTATAGGCAGCCATGAAAAAGGTACGCAAAAGATGCAAACCAATCAGAACTACCATGGCACCGGCTGACCAGGAATGTATGCTGCGAATAAAACCCCCGAAGGGCACCTCATGGGTAATATATTGTACGCTTTCATAGGCATGGTCTGGTGATGGGGAATAGTTCATCATTAAAAAAAGCCCGGTGAATGAAAGTAGAAGAAAAGTAACTAGGGTGGCACTACCCAGTGTATACCACCAGCCAACGCCCCGGGACACTTTCCGGTAAAGAAACCAATTAATGTTCTTCCTTATCTCTAGCCTTTCTTCAAACCATCCGCTTATGTTTGCCATGGTTACTGCTTCCTTTCCTTTGTAATCTGGCCACTTGCCAGGATATTCCCCCCTTCGATTGTGATTTCTAACCTGTCCAATGGGCGGGGTGGAGGTCCCTGGAGGACATTACCTTCAATATCAAACTCCCCATCATGACAAGGACATTTAAATATCTGTTTATCTTCATCCCAATAATAAGGACAATTCAGATGAGTACAGCGAGGGTCAAAAACAATGAATTCCTCCTTATCTCTATTGACTATCCAGGCTCCTTTACTCCGTGTGGTGATATACCAGCCGTCACGCATTCT
This genomic window contains:
- a CDS encoding ubiquinol-cytochrome c reductase iron-sulfur subunit, producing MSFEWKNQPEPKPGTEPVSRRKFLSYLIGGISGAIAVAVASPLIGYFLSPIWKKSTPLLTSIARTTDIPAGQPTFVTYEQRMRDGWYITTRSKGAWIVNRDKEEFIVFDPRCTHLNCPYYWDEDKQIFKCPCHDGEFDIEGNVLQGPPPRPLDRLEITIEGGNILASGQITKERKQ
- a CDS encoding cytochrome b N-terminal domain-containing protein; translated protein: MANISGWFEERLEIRKNINWFLYRKVSRGVGWWYTLGSATLVTFLLLSFTGLFLMMNYSPSPDHAYESVQYITHEVPFGGFIRSIHSWSAGAMVVLIGLHLLRTFFMAAYKYPRELTWVVGVLLLILVMGASFTGYLLPWDQKAYWATNVGTGIASQAPVVGPWIQKVLVGGSSIGALTLTRFYTFHIGVIPPLIILLIVTHIFLVIKQGISAPPEK